Proteins co-encoded in one Arachis stenosperma cultivar V10309 chromosome 7, arast.V10309.gnm1.PFL2, whole genome shotgun sequence genomic window:
- the LOC130939374 gene encoding uncharacterized protein LOC130939374, producing MSSRGSERGIRRENPEVEPVQGCRGENPSASTSNISRYYKSMTLTDFLKNGPPRFNGNANALEADQWFREVERFLYTQHIPEVQSVEIVTHMLEGDAQNWWQELCHTLQVELTDVPWHRFKTEFYGRYFLHAFRIAKELELMQLKQKDMSVADYTREFDNLCRFSKTYQGNPADYEEWKCAQYEKGLRRDIFNYVYPQKLTNFTELVKKSQLVEDCSMKWTLLQEGFGETTPEEPRRYGLGMCFRCGAPGHMSRDCSRGRAADTGWPRQDREIPLDEGVRREGCSTNDSED from the exons ATGTCGTCTCGTGGATCCGAACGAGGTATACGGAGAGAAAATCCCGAGGTTGAACCAGTGCAAGGATGTCGAGGTGAAAACCCTAGTGCTAGTACGAGTAACATAAGTCGATACTATAAGTCAATGACCCTTACTGATTTCCTCAAGAATGGTCCACCTCGGTTTAATGGAAACGCCAATGCCCTGGAGGCTGATCAGTGGTTTCGAGAAGTAGAGAGGTTCTTGTACACTCAGCACATTCCTGAAGTACAGTCAGTGGAGATAGTGACTCATATGTTGGAGGGAGATGCTCAGAATTGGTGGCAAGAGTTGTGTCATACCTTGCAGGTGGAGTTAACGGATGTCCCTTGGCATAGATTCAAGACAGAGTTTTACGGGAGATATTTCTTGCATGCGTTTCGCATTGCAAAAGAATTGGAGTTAATGCAGCTGAAGCAAAAGGATATGTCCGTCGCTGACTATACCCGTGAATTCGACAATCTGTGCCGTTTCTCAAAAACTTATCAAGGAAATCCAGCCGattatgaggaatggaagtgtgctCAGTATGAGAAAGGACTAAGGAGAGATATCTTTAATTACGTGTATCCACAAAAGCTAACAAATTTCACTGAGTTGGTTAAGAAGAGCCAGCTCGTTGAGGATTGCTCCATGAAGTGGACACTGCTACAGGAAGGCTTTGGTGAGACCACTCCAGAAGAGCCGCGCAGGTACGGACTGGGAATGTGTTTTCGATGTGGAGCACCGGGACATATGTCTAGGGACTGTTCGCGTGGGAGAGCCGCAGATACGGGTTGGCCACGACAGGATCGAG AAATTCCTCTTGACGAAGGCGTGAGGAGAGAGGGTTGTTCCACCAATGATTCGGAGGATTAG